In Pseudomonadota bacterium, a single window of DNA contains:
- a CDS encoding ABC transporter ATP-binding protein, with product MAFLEISNIVKDFGGLVANNNVSFQIEQGEIIGLIGPNGAGKTTLFNCIVGYYKPDSGKVIFKENDITGLRPFDTNRAGIGRTFQVMKVTTGMSVIENVMVGAFCRTDDRHTAQSEASEVLNFLGLGSVKEYHLNELPIAMQRKVGLARALATKPELLMLDEVASGLNHTETDELVLLLRRLNAEKGVTLLLIEHIMEMVMSVSHRVIVLDYGEKIAEGLPGEIVKNGAVIKAYLGEKYAKSH from the coding sequence GTGGCATTTCTTGAAATATCAAACATTGTAAAAGATTTTGGCGGACTTGTGGCAAACAACAACGTCTCGTTCCAGATAGAACAGGGGGAGATCATTGGTCTTATCGGCCCGAATGGCGCCGGGAAAACAACCCTCTTTAACTGCATAGTCGGTTATTATAAGCCCGATTCAGGAAAGGTGATTTTTAAAGAAAATGACATAACGGGGCTGAGGCCTTTTGACACAAACAGGGCAGGTATCGGCAGGACATTTCAGGTTATGAAGGTAACAACCGGTATGAGCGTCATCGAAAATGTCATGGTAGGCGCATTCTGCAGGACCGATGACCGTCATACGGCACAGTCAGAAGCCTCTGAGGTGCTCAATTTTCTTGGACTGGGAAGCGTAAAAGAATATCACCTGAATGAATTACCCATTGCAATGCAGAGAAAGGTAGGGCTTGCCAGGGCATTGGCAACAAAGCCTGAGCTGCTTATGCTTGACGAAGTCGCATCAGGCCTTAACCATACGGAGACGGATGAACTGGTGTTGCTCCTGAGGAGACTCAACGCCGAGAAAGGCGTGACACTCCTTCTTATTGAGCATATCATGGAGATGGTCATGTCTGTCTCTCATCGTGTCATTGTCCTTGATTATGGCGAAAAGATCGCGGAAGGTCTGCCCGGTGAAATCGTCAAAAACGGAGCTGTGATCAAGGCATACCTGGGAGAGAAATATGCTAAGAGTCACTGA
- the pxpB gene encoding 5-oxoprolinase subunit PxpB, producing MEYLRYGEDGIRIVFGDRIDPVINEKVRRYYLYLKSLALKEIVDIIPSFMSCLIRFNSETISFEKLVSYLTEKESRISAFDVPELAVHEIPVVYGGEGGPDMEFVVSYTKLSEDEVIDLHTSTVYTVYTIGFMPGFPYLGSLDERLYVPRLETPRAKVPKGSVGLAQLQTGIYTYESPGGWQVIGKTEARLFDHTTEPYCLMKMGDRVRFIRA from the coding sequence ATGGAATATTTGAGATATGGAGAAGACGGGATTCGTATCGTATTCGGAGACAGAATTGATCCCGTTATCAACGAAAAGGTGAGAAGATATTATTTGTACCTGAAATCACTTGCCCTTAAGGAAATTGTTGATATTATACCATCTTTCATGTCTTGCCTAATTCGTTTTAACAGCGAAACAATCTCTTTCGAAAAACTTGTTTCTTACTTAACAGAAAAAGAATCCCGTATAAGCGCCTTTGATGTCCCTGAGCTGGCGGTTCATGAAATCCCTGTTGTTTATGGGGGCGAAGGCGGTCCGGACATGGAGTTTGTCGTTTCCTATACAAAGCTTTCAGAAGATGAAGTGATAGACCTTCATACGTCAACCGTATATACTGTTTACACAATCGGGTTTATGCCCGGGTTTCCCTATCTTGGCAGTCTCGATGAAAGATTATATGTCCCGCGCCTTGAAACACCGCGCGCTAAGGTTCCAAAGGGTTCTGTCGGGCTTGCACAGCTTCAGACGGGTATCTATACGTATGAGTCCCCTGGCGGCTGGCAGGTTATCGGAAAAACCGAAGCAAGGTTATTTGACCACACGACTGAGCCGTACTGTCTGATGAAGATGGGTGATAGAGTGAGGTTCATAAGGGCATGA
- a CDS encoding ABC transporter substrate-binding protein → MKYRKTAHFFIVLFLALLFVAPPLFAQEKEIRIGVLYPLSGAAATIGRDLQRAAELTADIINNKTPGVDIPMAQWGGIPNLKGAKIKLIFADHRGEPDRGADLAKRLILDDKVVGLMGAYHSSVTKTVSAVAERYGIPMINDSSTSPELTKRGLKWFWRTTPHDDLFNKDLFELLKGLTEGKVKGVKAIPKDQLKNVVYACENTEWGSSVAKSIEGFAKEYGFNITKGILYNANSPDLTSEAKALVSAKPDVMLFASYLSDSLLMIRTLKGMRASTNFFWGQDAGFEMADFVKTLGTDTNGVLTRTVFIAKITKVKKVAGQVNALYKKKYGDDLTGATARSVVGVQAWAYALNKAGSTDPKAIQKACNEMNIPANDLVMPWAGVKFDATGQNILGRGLIGQYQKTKDGKIDLEIIYPFELATANMIYPFPGWK, encoded by the coding sequence ATGAAATATCGAAAAACGGCTCATTTTTTCATCGTTTTGTTCTTGGCTCTTCTTTTTGTAGCTCCCCCGCTTTTTGCGCAGGAGAAAGAGATCAGGATCGGCGTTCTCTATCCACTATCAGGCGCTGCAGCTACAATCGGGAGAGACCTTCAGAGGGCAGCGGAACTGACCGCAGATATTATCAACAACAAGACTCCCGGTGTTGATATACCCATGGCACAGTGGGGAGGAATACCGAATTTAAAGGGCGCTAAAATTAAACTGATCTTTGCAGACCATCGCGGCGAGCCTGACCGTGGAGCAGACCTGGCGAAAAGACTCATCCTTGACGACAAAGTTGTCGGGTTAATGGGCGCCTACCATAGCTCAGTTACGAAGACCGTCAGCGCTGTGGCCGAGCGCTATGGAATCCCCATGATCAATGATTCATCGACATCACCCGAACTTACAAAAAGGGGATTGAAATGGTTCTGGCGTACAACCCCCCATGATGATCTTTTTAACAAAGACCTTTTTGAGCTTCTCAAGGGGTTGACAGAAGGAAAGGTAAAGGGTGTTAAGGCCATTCCTAAGGACCAGCTTAAAAATGTTGTCTATGCATGTGAAAACACAGAATGGGGTTCCAGCGTAGCAAAATCAATAGAGGGATTTGCAAAAGAATACGGTTTCAATATAACGAAAGGGATACTATACAACGCAAACTCACCTGACCTCACCTCAGAAGCAAAAGCCCTTGTTTCTGCTAAACCGGATGTTATGCTGTTCGCATCCTACCTCTCTGACTCACTCCTCATGATCAGAACCTTGAAGGGCATGAGGGCGTCAACCAACTTTTTCTGGGGACAGGATGCGGGCTTTGAAATGGCTGATTTTGTTAAAACACTTGGCACAGACACAAACGGTGTTCTGACGAGAACAGTCTTTATCGCAAAGATTACAAAGGTAAAAAAGGTAGCAGGCCAGGTCAATGCCCTTTACAAGAAAAAATATGGCGATGATCTTACAGGCGCCACTGCCCGTTCAGTCGTAGGAGTCCAGGCATGGGCATATGCTCTGAATAAAGCCGGTTCAACCGACCCCAAGGCTATCCAGAAGGCATGCAATGAGATGAATATTCCTGCCAACGATCTGGTCATGCCATGGGCGGGGGTTAAATTTGATGCAACCGGCCAGAATATTCTCGGCAGAGGTCTTATCGGGCAGTACCAGAAGACCAAAGATGGCAAAATCGATCTTGAGATCATTTACCCCTTTGAGCTTGCCACTGCCAATATGATCTATCCGTTCCCGGGATGGAAGTAA
- a CDS encoding LamB/YcsF family protein codes for MPYTVDINCDMGESFGDYKIGNDEKVVEHITSANIACGFHASDPNVMEKTVRLCKEHGVMPGAHPGYPDLLGFGRRFMDVSEPELINYILYQIGALKGFLDLYEIPIQHVKLHGALYNYLVNEEKLFLSIVGPSRKAFGNIIFLTLGTKRTTALKKTCKEQGIRLALEAFPDRMYTDEGELLPRKYKEAVLHDNELIATRAARMVKEKGIESINGTWIEMDIDTLCIHGDNQESIEAAKKIKEYLTREGVEIKSLSSFM; via the coding sequence ATGCCATACACTGTAGATATTAACTGTGACATGGGGGAATCCTTCGGGGATTATAAAATTGGAAACGACGAAAAGGTAGTCGAGCATATAACTTCTGCCAATATTGCCTGTGGTTTCCATGCCTCCGACCCGAATGTTATGGAAAAAACAGTAAGGCTTTGCAAAGAACATGGGGTCATGCCGGGCGCCCATCCCGGTTATCCCGATTTGTTAGGGTTCGGGAGGAGGTTCATGGATGTGAGTGAACCGGAACTCATCAATTATATTCTTTATCAGATTGGTGCTTTGAAAGGATTTCTTGATTTATATGAAATACCCATTCAGCACGTAAAGCTCCATGGCGCGCTTTATAACTATTTAGTAAACGAGGAAAAATTATTTTTGAGTATTGTTGGGCCTTCCAGAAAGGCCTTTGGCAATATTATTTTTCTCACACTCGGGACAAAAAGGACTACGGCATTAAAAAAGACCTGTAAGGAGCAAGGAATCAGACTTGCGCTGGAAGCCTTTCCGGACAGGATGTATACGGACGAAGGAGAGCTCCTTCCCAGGAAATATAAAGAAGCGGTTTTACACGATAACGAACTGATTGCCACCCGGGCTGCACGCATGGTGAAGGAAAAGGGCATAGAGAGTATAAATGGTACATGGATAGAAATGGATATTGATACCCTTTGCATACACGGTGATAACCAGGAAAGCATAGAAGCAGCAAAAAAAATAAAAGAGTATTTGACAAGGGAAGGTGTAGAGATAAAATCGCTCTCGAGTTTTATGTAA
- a CDS encoding branched-chain amino acid ABC transporter permease, producing MEKLKDAFDFRDFSRAEQIGLIIFSIFLFLFPWLGAGSFVKAVMIQFLLFSLFGMGWNTIGGYGGQVELGKAQYVGIGAYTVALTMVWWNIPFWVSMPMGILLAVGYSFMIGYPLFRLKGHYFAIATICTSLVLQDIFANWKLVGAAKGIELPIHEHPDFLYMQFKSDTYYYYFIMVLFYVALFYMNWFRRSKLGYQLRMIKDDEDAAESLGIDIRWCKIKAYTIASAFVAVGGGFMAVYNLYIDPASVMDLDLSIKIALMAMLGGAGSLWGPIIGAAFLVPLDRFLGSWLGGHKGLVGLDFMIYAMLIMVVSAYQPKGIWGIIEQFRRKGS from the coding sequence TTGGAAAAATTAAAGGACGCCTTTGATTTCAGAGACTTTTCAAGGGCCGAGCAGATCGGCCTTATCATCTTTTCCATCTTTTTGTTTCTATTCCCCTGGCTTGGCGCCGGGTCATTCGTAAAGGCTGTCATGATTCAATTCCTCCTGTTCTCTCTCTTTGGAATGGGATGGAACACTATTGGCGGATATGGCGGACAGGTGGAACTCGGCAAGGCCCAATATGTGGGAATCGGTGCATATACTGTGGCTCTTACCATGGTGTGGTGGAATATCCCGTTCTGGGTATCCATGCCTATGGGGATTCTGCTTGCCGTTGGTTATTCCTTCATGATCGGCTATCCCTTATTCCGTCTTAAAGGACATTACTTTGCCATTGCCACGATCTGTACGTCCCTCGTGTTGCAGGATATTTTTGCAAACTGGAAACTGGTAGGCGCTGCCAAAGGGATAGAGCTTCCGATACATGAACATCCCGATTTTCTCTACATGCAGTTCAAATCCGACACATATTATTACTACTTCATTATGGTACTTTTTTATGTGGCCCTCTTTTACATGAACTGGTTCCGCAGATCAAAACTGGGCTATCAGTTAAGGATGATCAAAGATGATGAGGATGCCGCTGAAAGCCTTGGTATTGATATACGCTGGTGCAAGATAAAGGCATATACCATCGCCTCAGCCTTCGTTGCCGTTGGCGGTGGGTTTATGGCCGTTTACAACCTTTATATAGATCCTGCTTCTGTCATGGACTTAGACCTTTCCATTAAAATAGCCCTCATGGCAATGCTCGGAGGGGCAGGGTCCCTCTGGGGGCCTATTATCGGCGCTGCCTTTCTCGTTCCCCTTGACCGTTTCCTCGGAAGCTGGCTTGGCGGCCATAAAGGGTTGGTTGGCCTTGATTTCATGATCTACGCAATGCTTATCATGGTGGTTTCTGCCTATCAGCCAAAGGGTATCTGGGGCATCATCGAACAGTTCAGAAGAAAAGGGAGCTGA
- a CDS encoding branched-chain amino acid ABC transporter permease — MTLIDALLQGILMGLLFALVALGLNIIWGVMDIVNFAHGEFLMIGMYTTYWTSLLLDIDPLLTLPVAALVGVLLGIASYYGLIRYLLRGPAIAQLFGTFGLMLFLRYLAQFLFGIDYRIIQKGILIGKSLSIGPFIFDCTKLAAGLLSLFAFAFVYYFLNKTKTGKALKATSINKEAASYMGIRTDKMNAIAWAIGGGTVGIAGGLLANFYYVYPTVGLLFVMIAFACVALGGFGSIKGVFFAGLLVGILEMVFPVFGSLVNSDFLGPHFKFTIVYLTYFIIVVFRPQGLFGWKN; from the coding sequence ATGACCTTAATTGATGCTTTATTACAGGGAATTCTGATGGGGCTTCTCTTTGCCCTCGTTGCCCTTGGGTTGAACATTATCTGGGGTGTTATGGACATCGTCAACTTTGCCCATGGCGAATTCCTTATGATCGGTATGTACACCACCTACTGGACGAGTCTCCTCCTTGACATCGATCCCCTTCTTACGCTTCCTGTGGCTGCCCTTGTTGGGGTTCTGCTCGGGATAGCGTCCTATTACGGCCTGATCAGGTATCTCCTCCGGGGCCCTGCAATTGCTCAGCTCTTCGGGACATTCGGTCTCATGCTCTTTCTTCGATACCTTGCGCAGTTCCTCTTTGGAATAGATTACCGGATCATCCAGAAGGGTATCCTGATTGGAAAATCCCTCTCCATCGGTCCCTTCATTTTTGACTGCACAAAACTTGCTGCAGGCTTACTCAGCCTGTTTGCCTTCGCATTCGTATACTATTTTCTCAATAAAACAAAAACAGGAAAGGCCCTCAAGGCAACATCGATAAACAAGGAAGCCGCTTCTTATATGGGCATCAGGACAGACAAGATGAATGCCATTGCGTGGGCTATAGGCGGTGGTACAGTGGGTATTGCCGGGGGTTTACTGGCGAATTTCTATTACGTCTACCCCACGGTAGGTCTTCTCTTTGTCATGATCGCTTTTGCCTGTGTCGCACTAGGCGGGTTCGGGAGCATTAAAGGGGTCTTTTTCGCCGGTTTACTTGTAGGCATTCTCGAAATGGTTTTCCCCGTCTTCGGTTCTCTCGTGAACTCGGATTTCCTCGGTCCTCATTTTAAATTTACCATAGTCTATCTTACTTATTTTATCATTGTTGTTTTTAGACCTCAGGGGTTATTCGGTTGGAAAAATTAA
- a CDS encoding biotin-dependent carboxyltransferase family protein — MIEIIHPGWLSLIVDEGRYGHADSGVPPSAALDSFAYKMLNVLLKNPSGAPAIEVMGKDFSLQIHADVTCALTGARVEATLNGEPLEPWTSFCAQRGSMLKVKAILEGFRYYVGFSGKMDAEWVMNSFSTNLECRFGGFRGRQFVKGDRIRITGPRMEKPNTIHEKNIPGMKPPHVLRFVEGPEMEYFPHESLRRLFEKKAFSWYNVSSKSNRTGIRLEGEPLAFKERVEKSIVSEGILPGTIQIPGDGLPIIMLHERTIGGYARLGVISRADRDLLAHLKPGDKVTLETVEPKEAEQLWNKKAQLYDAHQKHYRR; from the coding sequence ATGATTGAGATTATACATCCGGGTTGGTTGTCACTGATAGTTGATGAAGGAAGGTACGGTCATGCAGATTCTGGCGTTCCCCCTTCTGCCGCACTTGATTCGTTTGCTTACAAAATGCTTAACGTATTGTTAAAAAACCCATCCGGCGCCCCTGCCATTGAAGTGATGGGTAAGGATTTTTCCCTGCAAATCCATGCAGATGTGACATGCGCTCTTACGGGTGCCAGGGTGGAAGCTACCCTCAACGGTGAGCCATTGGAGCCATGGACATCGTTCTGTGCGCAAAGAGGGAGTATGTTGAAGGTAAAAGCCATCCTTGAAGGTTTCCGTTACTATGTTGGTTTCTCCGGAAAAATGGATGCGGAATGGGTAATGAACAGTTTTTCAACGAACCTTGAATGCAGGTTTGGTGGGTTCAGGGGCAGACAATTCGTGAAAGGCGACAGGATCAGGATTACAGGGCCAAGAATGGAAAAACCAAACACAATACATGAAAAAAACATACCGGGCATGAAGCCTCCCCATGTACTCCGTTTTGTGGAAGGGCCAGAGATGGAATATTTTCCCCATGAATCTCTCAGGAGATTGTTTGAAAAAAAGGCATTCTCATGGTATAACGTTTCTTCCAAGTCGAATCGAACGGGTATCAGATTAGAAGGTGAACCATTGGCATTCAAGGAAAGAGTCGAAAAGAGTATTGTCTCTGAAGGAATTCTGCCTGGCACCATACAGATACCCGGTGACGGTTTACCCATCATTATGCTGCATGAAAGAACTATAGGCGGGTATGCACGGTTGGGGGTAATTAGCAGGGCTGACCGTGATCTTCTTGCTCACCTTAAACCTGGGGACAAGGTTACACTTGAAACGGTTGAACCAAAGGAAGCAGAACAACTCTGGAACAAAAAAGCACAGCTTTATGATGCACACCAAAAACACTACAGGAGGTAG
- a CDS encoding ABC transporter ATP-binding protein produces the protein MLRVTEIEVRYSGIPVVHNVSLHVKQGELVTVVGSNGAGKSTLLKTIAGALHPTKGSIQFEGKDIHKLSTPDIVKLGITYIPEARLIFGPLTVEENLELGAYILNNAEETKKNLEFIYSLFPRLKERRSQLSGTLSGGEQQMLAIGRGLMSNPKLLMLDEPSLGLMPKLVDEMLEAVAKLRTIGKTILLVEQNVFESLDICDRGYVLQTGRTIQEGTGKELLNAEDIKKAFLGL, from the coding sequence ATGCTAAGAGTCACTGAGATCGAAGTCCGCTACAGCGGCATACCTGTTGTTCATAATGTTTCCCTTCATGTCAAGCAGGGAGAGCTTGTTACTGTGGTAGGTTCAAACGGCGCCGGGAAATCGACTCTCCTCAAAACCATTGCAGGGGCCCTTCATCCGACGAAAGGGTCAATACAGTTCGAGGGCAAAGATATACACAAACTCTCAACTCCGGATATTGTGAAGCTCGGTATTACCTATATCCCGGAAGCGCGTCTCATATTCGGTCCTCTCACAGTGGAAGAAAACCTTGAGCTTGGTGCATACATTTTAAACAATGCCGAAGAAACAAAGAAAAACCTCGAATTCATATACAGCCTCTTTCCACGGTTGAAAGAGAGGCGCTCACAGTTGAGTGGCACTTTAAGCGGCGGCGAGCAGCAGATGCTTGCCATTGGGAGGGGTCTCATGTCAAACCCGAAACTTCTCATGCTTGACGAACCTTCTCTGGGGCTCATGCCGAAACTGGTAGATGAAATGCTCGAAGCCGTTGCAAAGCTGAGGACAATTGGAAAAACTATACTCCTTGTGGAACAGAACGTCTTTGAATCCCTCGACATATGCGACCGCGGATATGTTCTCCAGACGGGCAGGACAATCCAGGAAGGGACAGGCAAAGAGCTCCTCAATGCAGAAGACATCAAAAAGGCCTTTCTGGGACTATAA
- a CDS encoding radical SAM protein, which yields MYGFFHLSPFTFSLSPSAFFSFTIHYSLCPAFGRIKACTIHFFAMIIPIFLPHLGCKDRCIYCNQGYITNVLDDDIRSTIKHSLNVNKDAFEIGLYGGNIFNVDPSLLRTLFNYFEPYKERITNFRISTKPVPLKEETIGILRANNVSVIELGMPTFNNDILKELNRQHTVDEFLAAFHTLNNEGFNVAIQVMVGFPEESWNDIKVTANSIIQLNPFYIRIYPLVVIADTPLETMYNNGVFIPIPFDEALDRAVFIYLTALKHSIKTVKIGLTDNEIIKDKVVAGHYHPAFGYLVRSQAFYLGVKTLIDKHALKGDVIVHLNNRDIPHLVGQRRLNIERFQKAGITVTWQKEDIDEGNFIIERSLSRVSGNIFNALSVLSQNT from the coding sequence ATGTACGGGTTCTTTCACCTTTCACCTTTCACCTTCAGTCTTTCACCTTCAGCCTTCTTTTCCTTCACTATTCACTATTCACTATGTCCTGCCTTCGGCAGGATTAAAGCTTGCACTATTCACTTTTTCGCCATGATCATCCCCATCTTTCTCCCCCACCTCGGCTGCAAGGATCGCTGCATATACTGCAATCAGGGGTATATAACAAACGTTCTGGATGATGATATCCGTTCCACCATAAAACATTCGCTTAACGTCAATAAGGATGCATTTGAGATTGGCCTCTACGGAGGAAACATTTTCAATGTCGACCCCTCTTTATTGAGAACCCTTTTCAATTACTTCGAGCCATATAAAGAGAGGATTACGAATTTCAGGATTTCTACAAAACCCGTTCCTTTAAAAGAAGAGACTATCGGGATTTTGAGGGCAAACAATGTGAGTGTCATCGAGCTCGGGATGCCCACTTTCAATAACGATATCCTCAAGGAACTGAACAGGCAGCATACAGTCGATGAGTTTCTTGCAGCCTTTCATACCTTGAATAATGAAGGTTTCAATGTTGCAATTCAGGTTATGGTGGGGTTCCCCGAAGAATCGTGGAACGATATAAAAGTTACGGCAAACAGTATAATTCAGTTAAACCCTTTTTATATAAGAATCTACCCGCTTGTTGTTATAGCAGATACACCCCTGGAAACAATGTATAATAATGGTGTCTTTATTCCGATTCCCTTTGACGAAGCCCTTGACAGGGCGGTCTTCATCTATCTCACCGCCTTGAAACACAGCATAAAGACTGTGAAAATCGGGCTCACCGACAACGAGATTATCAAAGATAAGGTTGTTGCAGGCCATTACCATCCGGCCTTCGGATACCTCGTACGGTCACAGGCATTCTACCTTGGGGTGAAGACCTTGATTGATAAACATGCGCTGAAAGGCGATGTAATTGTCCACCTCAACAACAGAGACATCCCCCATCTTGTAGGCCAGAGACGTTTGAACATTGAGCGGTTTCAAAAAGCAGGCATCACGGTCACATGGCAGAAAGAGGATATTGATGAAGGCAATTTTATCATAGAGAGGTCTCTATCAAGGGTCAGCGGGAATATCTTCAATGCCCTTAGTGTATTGTCACAAAACACATGA